One genomic segment of Puniceicoccaceae bacterium includes these proteins:
- a CDS encoding glycosyltransferase family 8 protein, with amino-acid sequence MNDSPLTIDLACATEERYALPLAVMVYTAASHLHPTSHLRVWLIDGGISSGSRRKLQRALNNGNAGAQIHWLQPQAEPYATIPGKGHLSRECFYRLMLPDLLPNLDKLIYLDCDVMVHADLSELWQQFDAAESVAVKAVQGYGAPYASSERGIPHFECYGIAGDNPFFNSGVMCMNLRRWRELRVSERALELATGPTYADLIDMDQTALNILLHDCWQRLHPSWNVMHPIYYWERWMESEHKQEIGPLVDELISRPRILHFTGASKPWLRHSNHPMASQFLEQLNRSGWFGSRLQRFWWYRTRP; translated from the coding sequence GTGAACGATTCCCCACTCACAATCGATCTCGCCTGCGCTACCGAGGAACGCTATGCGCTCCCATTGGCGGTCATGGTCTACACCGCTGCGAGCCATTTGCATCCTACCTCTCATCTGCGAGTCTGGTTGATCGACGGTGGAATCAGTTCAGGCTCCAGGCGCAAACTTCAGCGTGCCCTGAACAACGGAAATGCGGGTGCACAAATCCACTGGTTGCAGCCTCAGGCGGAACCCTATGCGACCATTCCCGGCAAAGGGCATCTGTCGAGGGAATGCTTTTATCGGCTCATGCTGCCAGATCTCCTGCCGAATCTTGACAAGCTCATCTACCTCGACTGTGACGTGATGGTACATGCCGACCTGAGCGAACTGTGGCAACAGTTTGACGCGGCTGAATCCGTGGCAGTGAAGGCTGTGCAGGGCTATGGTGCTCCCTATGCTTCCAGTGAGCGAGGCATTCCTCACTTCGAGTGCTACGGGATCGCCGGGGACAATCCCTTCTTCAACTCCGGTGTGATGTGCATGAACCTGCGTCGCTGGCGGGAACTGCGTGTGAGTGAACGCGCCTTGGAGCTTGCAACAGGTCCCACCTATGCGGACTTGATCGATATGGATCAGACTGCGCTCAATATCCTGCTGCATGACTGCTGGCAGCGCTTGCATCCATCTTGGAATGTCATGCACCCCATCTACTACTGGGAGAGATGGATGGAGAGCGAGCACAAGCAGGAGATTGGCCCTCTGGTTGATGAACTCATTTCGCGTCCCCGCATCCTGCATTTCACAGGTGCGTCCAAACCATGGTTGCGACACAGCAATCACCCAATGGCATCTCAATTTCTCGAGCAGCTCAACCGAAGCGGCTGGTTTGGCAGTCGCCTGCAACGGTTCTGGTGGTACCGCACGAGGCCATAG
- a CDS encoding polysaccharide pyruvyl transferase family protein, whose amino-acid sequence MRILVENSGYHLRNLGDVAMLQGAVSRIKSLMADAQLQIVCSDPERLQRLIPGTEPVSNHLTQRALVERMSHVPYRLLPRFLRSRIRERDRYLRVAHPQRLASRLCRSPHPDSALWLDLLKGADAVIATGGGFLTDSFEEHALSVLTSLSLAQYLHKPTALLGQGLGPIEHAALRKAVTRILGKADLLTLREAVLGPTLLQQMDLQSHPGVCVAGDDALEIIPVRMAPQKGLRMGITVRLSSYAGVNDSALEMLSTELQNLRVESAGNFEFCPLPIDLLHPGSNDETAAYSLLKALPITSDYQTPSDPSDVVDLAFTCSVTLSGSYHSALFSIAQGVPVIAIQGSAYYAGKFAGLEAMFPGSIQVFNVNQAQPGDLQRCLDQVLAIPDSVRRTWVERGSHFRELGRAQYGRFFASLHSRFESDLT is encoded by the coding sequence ATGCGCATTCTCGTCGAAAACAGTGGATACCACCTGCGAAATCTCGGGGACGTTGCGATGCTGCAGGGAGCGGTCAGCAGGATCAAATCCCTCATGGCTGACGCGCAGCTGCAAATCGTATGCAGTGACCCCGAGCGCCTGCAGCGCTTGATTCCCGGAACGGAACCCGTCTCGAATCACTTGACGCAACGTGCCCTTGTCGAACGCATGTCCCATGTTCCCTACCGACTGCTCCCCAGATTTCTGAGAAGCCGCATCCGCGAACGGGATCGTTACCTGCGTGTCGCTCATCCACAGCGCCTTGCCTCGCGGCTCTGCCGCTCTCCGCACCCCGACTCCGCGCTTTGGTTGGATCTCCTGAAAGGCGCTGACGCAGTCATCGCGACGGGCGGAGGGTTTCTCACGGACAGTTTTGAAGAACACGCGTTGTCGGTGCTCACGTCCTTGAGCCTTGCGCAGTATTTGCACAAACCCACCGCGCTGTTGGGACAGGGGTTGGGTCCGATTGAGCATGCTGCCCTCCGAAAAGCGGTTACCCGGATTCTAGGCAAGGCCGACTTATTGACCCTGCGCGAGGCGGTTCTGGGTCCGACTCTTTTGCAGCAGATGGACCTGCAATCCCATCCCGGCGTCTGCGTCGCCGGGGATGATGCACTCGAAATCATTCCAGTCCGAATGGCCCCGCAGAAGGGTCTGCGCATGGGCATCACCGTGCGACTGAGCAGTTATGCCGGGGTGAACGATTCCGCCCTGGAAATGCTGAGCACCGAACTGCAAAACCTGCGCGTTGAAAGTGCTGGAAATTTTGAGTTTTGCCCACTGCCCATCGATCTGTTGCATCCCGGCTCAAATGATGAAACGGCAGCCTATTCCCTCTTGAAGGCACTCCCCATCACTTCGGACTATCAGACTCCCAGCGACCCCTCCGATGTGGTGGATCTGGCCTTCACTTGCAGCGTCACCCTGAGCGGAAGCTATCACAGTGCACTTTTTTCCATTGCTCAGGGAGTTCCGGTGATTGCCATACAAGGAAGTGCCTATTACGCTGGGAAGTTTGCCGGACTGGAGGCGATGTTCCCGGGCAGCATTCAGGTGTTTAATGTGAATCAGGCGCAGCCGGGTGACCTGCAGCGTTGCTTGGACCAGGTCCTCGCGATACCAGACTCTGTTCGGCGCACATGGGTGGAACGCGGAAGTCATTTCAGGGAACTGGGGCGTGCACAGTACGGGCGATTTTTCGCATCGCTTCATTCCAGGTTCGAATCCGATCTGACATGA
- a CDS encoding ABC transporter permease gives MPESKPDLPVEEVVIRPSRSWFQLDLQALWHYRDMLRFLVMRDFVSKYKQTILGPAWFVIQPLLMTLVFTVIFGRVAGLSTDGLPQPLFYLCGMLGWTYFSTCFQGTSTQLITNANLYRKVYFPRMVVPISVVVSNLIAYAIQLVTFLCFWGYYRFFTHAGDTFGMDWTLAFLPLVILQTAAFSLGVGLWMSALTAKYRDLQQISAFLIQVWMYVTPVIYPTSVIPEQLRWLVFLNPMAAIVEAYRGMFLGVATLTTTDVLVSATLTLLVLLSGILIFNRIQRDFVDYA, from the coding sequence ATGCCCGAATCCAAACCTGATCTCCCGGTTGAAGAGGTGGTGATCCGTCCCTCCCGTTCCTGGTTTCAGCTTGATCTCCAGGCGCTCTGGCACTACCGGGACATGCTGCGTTTCCTGGTGATGCGTGACTTCGTTTCGAAGTACAAGCAGACCATACTGGGGCCTGCCTGGTTTGTCATCCAACCCCTCCTGATGACGCTGGTCTTCACCGTGATCTTCGGACGGGTCGCCGGGCTTTCGACGGACGGGTTGCCACAACCACTGTTTTATCTCTGTGGAATGCTTGGATGGACGTATTTTTCGACCTGTTTTCAGGGGACCTCAACGCAGCTCATCACCAACGCCAATCTGTACCGCAAGGTCTATTTCCCTCGCATGGTGGTTCCCATTTCCGTTGTGGTTTCCAACCTCATCGCCTATGCGATCCAACTCGTCACCTTTCTCTGCTTCTGGGGCTACTACCGCTTCTTTACCCATGCAGGCGATACCTTCGGCATGGACTGGACTTTGGCGTTCCTTCCGCTGGTGATCCTGCAGACTGCAGCCTTCAGTCTGGGTGTGGGGTTGTGGATGTCAGCACTCACCGCGAAATATCGGGATCTTCAACAAATCTCAGCCTTCTTGATCCAGGTATGGATGTACGTGACTCCCGTGATCTACCCGACTTCTGTGATCCCAGAGCAGCTCCGATGGCTGGTTTTTCTCAACCCGATGGCAGCAATTGTGGAGGCCTATCGCGGGATGTTTCTCGGAGTTGCCACCCTGACGACGACCGACGTGCTGGTCAGTGCGACCCTGACCCTGTTGGTGCTGCTTTCGGGCATCTTGATCTTTAACCGCATTCAACGCGATTTTGTCGATTATGCGTGA
- a CDS encoding polysaccharide ABC transporter ATP-binding protein, which produces MPDPIIDIQNLSKCYRLGEIGATSLREETSRLLRRLRGREQSESKQDFWALQDINIQIMPGEVVGIIGKNGAGKSTLLKLISRITEPTGGEIRLRGRIAALLEVGTGFHPELTGRENIYLNGTILGMRKIEIDRKLDEIIAFSGIERHIDTPIKRYSSGMNVRLGFAVAAHLEPEILIVDEVLAVGDLDFQKKCIEKMDSVSRHGRTVLFVSHNMATISQLCPRSILLEQGRVKCSGPTEEVIRRYRSRQKSEIGESYHSEQFMDLRVTTADGELHPQVEADTSIQIRFRLAPAVLQARLKSITFGINNAQGDRIFTVGTDINPCTVEIGSASGELCCEIPHLSLPPGDYFLKPMLHTIQKGWIVEDDIPVFEVVPSDFFGSGKMTHPGLGRVLKQANWSHSPAL; this is translated from the coding sequence ATGCCTGATCCCATTATTGACATTCAGAATCTGAGCAAGTGCTACCGCCTTGGTGAAATCGGCGCAACGTCTCTGCGCGAAGAAACGTCGCGCCTGCTGAGGCGATTGCGGGGTCGGGAACAGTCGGAGTCAAAGCAGGATTTTTGGGCGTTGCAGGATATCAACATCCAGATCATGCCCGGTGAAGTGGTTGGCATCATTGGGAAGAATGGTGCCGGTAAGTCCACCTTGCTGAAACTCATCAGTCGCATCACCGAACCCACGGGAGGGGAAATACGCCTGCGTGGACGCATTGCCGCACTGCTCGAGGTTGGCACGGGGTTTCATCCCGAACTGACGGGTCGCGAAAACATTTATCTGAACGGAACTATTCTGGGCATGCGCAAGATCGAGATTGATCGCAAGCTTGATGAAATCATCGCCTTTTCCGGCATTGAACGGCACATCGATACTCCGATCAAGCGCTATTCAAGTGGGATGAATGTGCGCCTCGGATTCGCTGTCGCCGCCCACTTGGAACCCGAAATCCTCATTGTGGATGAGGTGCTCGCGGTTGGAGACCTCGACTTCCAGAAAAAATGCATTGAGAAGATGGATTCGGTCTCTCGACACGGGCGCACTGTGCTCTTCGTCAGCCACAACATGGCGACGATCAGTCAGCTCTGTCCGCGTTCGATCCTGCTCGAACAGGGGCGCGTCAAGTGCTCCGGACCCACGGAAGAGGTCATTCGTCGCTATCGCTCCAGGCAAAAATCGGAAATCGGCGAGTCCTACCACAGCGAACAATTCATGGATCTTCGCGTGACCACTGCCGACGGTGAACTTCACCCACAGGTTGAAGCCGATACATCCATCCAGATCCGATTTCGGCTGGCTCCGGCGGTGCTGCAGGCTCGTCTCAAGAGCATCACTTTTGGAATCAACAACGCTCAGGGAGATCGCATCTTCACGGTTGGCACCGATATCAACCCCTGCACCGTCGAGATCGGCAGCGCATCAGGCGAACTTTGCTGTGAAATCCCGCACCTCTCCCTGCCTCCGGGCGATTATTTTCTCAAACCCATGCTCCATACGATTCAGAAGGGATGGATCGTAGAAGACGACATTCCCGTGTTTGAAGTGGTTCCCTCGGACTTCTTTGGTTCGGGGAAAATGACCCATCCCGGATTGGGCCGCGTGCTCAAGCAGGCGAACTGGAGCCACAGTCCCGCATTGTGA
- a CDS encoding glycosyltransferase, producing MSTVPEISVLMPVYNGARYLDQAVRSVLEQCGPSLELIVLDDGSCDATLQILERWKSQDGRVRIEQLAHGGIVKALNRGIELARGRYLARMDADDKMAFGRLEQQHAFALAHPDHLIGTQALLCDPRLRTLGLLNPPAAHEAIVASCLAGMASALMHPTLFGSRALFEQLEGYRESYRHIEDLDLYLRAARQGFRLANLVQTPLLHYRLHAQSVSNQKNQLQMTLKRQLLQEFEKEGSFQPDWEGLERAATMLPKTRPDFYRRWAVIAMTHQQKSLARRYLLRSLVTPPISASKSLESLKLLKGSFQH from the coding sequence ATGAGCACAGTTCCCGAGATTTCCGTACTCATGCCGGTATACAACGGTGCGCGCTATCTCGATCAGGCGGTGCGCAGCGTGTTGGAGCAGTGCGGACCCTCACTCGAGCTGATTGTGCTGGATGATGGATCGTGCGATGCGACGCTGCAGATACTGGAGCGCTGGAAATCGCAGGACGGGCGAGTGCGCATTGAACAGCTGGCGCATGGAGGCATCGTCAAAGCCTTGAATCGAGGGATCGAGCTGGCACGTGGACGCTATCTTGCGCGCATGGATGCCGATGACAAGATGGCTTTCGGGCGACTGGAACAGCAACATGCATTTGCACTGGCACATCCGGATCATCTCATTGGAACCCAAGCCCTGCTTTGCGATCCCAGGCTGCGCACACTCGGGCTGCTCAACCCTCCTGCCGCGCATGAGGCAATTGTGGCTTCCTGTCTCGCGGGCATGGCATCCGCACTCATGCATCCGACCCTCTTTGGTTCGCGCGCACTCTTTGAGCAACTGGAAGGATATCGGGAAAGCTACCGTCACATTGAGGACCTCGATCTCTACCTTCGCGCGGCGAGGCAAGGATTTCGCCTCGCGAATCTGGTGCAGACACCGCTGCTGCACTACCGTCTGCATGCGCAGAGCGTGAGCAACCAGAAAAATCAGCTGCAGATGACGCTCAAACGGCAACTGCTGCAGGAGTTCGAAAAGGAAGGATCGTTTCAGCCCGATTGGGAAGGATTGGAACGCGCCGCTACCATGCTGCCCAAAACCCGACCTGATTTTTATCGGCGATGGGCGGTAATTGCGATGACGCACCAGCAGAAGTCCCTGGCCCGGCGCTACCTTCTTCGCAGCCTCGTCACGCCACCGATCTCAGCTTCCAAATCTCTCGAAAGCCTGAAACTGTTGAAGGGCAGCTTCCAACACTGA